The following nucleotide sequence is from Pedobacter sp. PACM 27299.
AAACCCGGATTTGTTCTTACAGATCGAAAATTCTCCGTCTCATTTTTATGCAGTTGAAGGCAAAGCATTTAACGAACGAAATAGTGAGTTTCCAGATCGCTTTATATTGTTGAAAAGACTCAACAATGAAAAAAGCCAAGTTAGTGATTTTGGCGATTTCATAGAAACTCAAAAAATTGAAGGGCTAATATTTTCTTATAAACTAAATCCAAAATATATTGAAAATTATTGTAAGCATATTAGAGCATTCATTTCTATCACCGAAAAGTGGTTGGATCACACAAATGGAGAGTTTATTATAGATAATGCTAAAATGTTTGAAATAAAATAAATAAAGTAATTGCTCATGGAACCAGAAGAATTAATTGAACGCCTTAATATTGCTCTAGGTGAATTTTGCCGAGAAGAACCAGATTTGTTTTTACAGGATGCGCACGAAGAAGCGATTTCTACAGCATTTATTAAGTATCTCACTAACATTTTTGAACATTTAAATTTAAATATTGATGGGCAGTGGGATAAACGAATGATTGATAATGTAGTACAAAAAAAACAAACTGATTTTCTGATTACACAACTTCCAATATCAAAACGTAACTCAGGCGAAATTATTGATGATGAGACAATCAGAAAGGAAGTCCTCCCAGATATTATATTACATCGTAGGCAGGACTGCAATCACAATTTTTTGGCTATTGAAATCAAAAAGAGTACAAATTTAAAGACCGCGTCTAAATCGTATGATCATTTAAAACTTTCAGTTTATACTAATAGTGACTTAAATTATAACTACGGAGCATATATTGAATTTTGTACAGGAAAAGATTATAAAAATGAAGATCCTTTTAGCTTAATTATTTTTCAAAATGGTGTTGAATTGTAAGGGTTACATTAGTCGGTAAATGCAATGAAAAATTAGTAAAAAACAAAATTATTTTGATCCTTTATTATAATTTTTAAGAAAACACAATCTTATAATACATTTAGAACTTGTTTTATTAAGTACTTCATTAGCAGTAAACTTAGTTATTCTTCGCAAAAATTATCTTTATAATATCATCTGGGTCAATATTCTCTTCACCTATAGAAGCTTGCTTTACATATAGGCGAATTCTAACGGTATTGATGCCATTCTGATTAAAACTTGCTCAAAGTGGTTCGACCTTAGCACGGCTGGGGGTACCAAAAAAAATTATAAAGGGGAGATAATTTTGTCCATTATATCCCCTATACAAATGTCAATACATCTGTTGTTTTAGAGATTATATTTTAATAAATGATCCTACTTTCATTTTTCCTCTCAGTAGGCCGTTAGAATCAAACAGAATTTCTTTAGCTGCATGCATTTTCTTCGCTATTCTACTTTTTTTGACTCTTGCGTACCTTTGGGTTGTTCTGACATTCTTATGTCCTAACATTTTACTTACATCCTCTAATGGGAAATCTAGAATGTTTAGCATGATGTCGGCGAAAGTATGCCTTGCCAAATGACTATTTAATTCTCTTGATAAGCCGCAAATATCAGATAGCTCTTTAAGATAGCAATTGTAGCGATAGTTGCTATTTACAGGGATCAAACGGTTGTTGATTTTACAGTAGGGGTCGGTACTGTATTTTTTAATGATCTGTTCAACGATGGGCAGAATAGGCACCATTTCTGTAACTTTCGTTTTCCCACGCTCTTTAATGAGCCATTTATCATGTGCGGTGCCAACGGTCACAATATGCAGCGGAGATAAATTATATATGTCCTGATAAGCAAATCCGGTAAAACATTGAAATATAAATGCATCTCTCACTTTATCAAGCCTTTCAATCGTAAGTTTATGATGCCAAATATTTTCAACTTCTGATATTTCCAATGGTCGAATTTCAGGTTCATCAGCACCACACCTGAATTTTTCAATTGGGTTCTTAGATATCCAGCCATTTGTTTCAGCAAGTTTAAGTAGCTGTTTGGTACTCTTGATTTGCTTAATCGCAGCAGCCTCCCCAAGTACTGGACTTCTCTTAACAGTCAGGAAGGTTAAAAAATCCTGTGCAAAGCAATAGTTAATATCAATAAGTTCCATATCATTAATTTTATACTGGTATAAAAGAAATTCTGCAATCTTGTTTTTTGTTGCTTTCCATTGTTTTAATGTTTCGGATGATCTCAGCTTTTTCTTTACCAAATCAGAAAACTCTTTAATCTGAAGATCAGCAAGTTCCAATAGACTTATCTTTTTCTTAGTGGTATTTGCGGTTTGCCCTTTTCTATGGTCATGTGGCAGGTTCCTATAGACATTTTTTAGTTTTAATGGAGAGACAACATCAAAGTTAGATTGTAGTACAGTAAAATACCTTTCTAAATCAACTTGCATACGATTGATTAAGGAATTAGTCATTTTAGCGTGCTGCCCTGATATTACTCTTTTGGTTGCGTTATCCCAGTTGTCAACATGTGCTTTCCTACCAGTGGATAATTCTTCTTCCATTCCATCAATTGATATCCTGCAAATAATAGGGGCAAGGCCGTTAGCATCTTTCTTTGATTTACGGTGCCAGAATAAAATGGTTAATGTTTGGTTGCTTTTCATTTTTCAATCTGTTAAGTAAAACATTTAGTTAAGCCTGGATAAATCCAGTAAACAAATTGTTGCTTTAAGGATGGCACAAATTGAGGCTAGGATAACTGGTGCCCAAATTTACCAAATACAATTGGGCACCAGATAGGGCACCAATCAGATTGATTTTGTTTGCTATGAAATGACTTATTATTTTTCTTAAAACGCCTTTTAAAATACATTTTAAACAGAAAAGGCGCAATTTCTTGCGCCTTTCGTGATCCCGCTGGGATTCGAACCCAGGACCACTACATTAAAAGTGTAATGCTCTACCAGCTGAGCTACGGAATCAATTATTATTTTGTTGTTTGGTATTGCAAAGATATTAATTTTTATGTAAAATCGGCCTTAATGATACTAAAAAAACGTTTTTCTGTTGTAAACTGCTGTATTTTAGTTGAATAATTTTACGGTTATTTTTCTTAGATCATAATTTCCTCAACTTTCGGGTAAAGTGCTTTACAACGCTCTATAAGCATCATTTTAAATAAATCAATTGATGTTTAGTACTTTATCTCAATTTTCTTGAAATTACACCGATATGAATAATATTTCCATAGAAATATCATACTTCCCATATATTTGTAGTTCTAAACATAAAGAAACAAATCTTCTGAACAGACAGCATGTTGTTCAGAGTTAAATAACGAAATGAGTATGTATAAGACGGATGAGGAAGTTGAGATTCAACGTGAAAGTTGTTTATTGGTAAGTGCTACAATTACAGAGGTGGCTAAGATTCTTAAACCCGGGATCACTACGTTGTCGCTTGATGTAATGGCAGAGCAGTTTATCAGAGACAATGGTGGAAATCCAACCTGTAAAGGTTATCACGGTTTCCCTTACAGCCTTTGTATTTCTATAAATGAGCAGGTTGTTCATGGTTTTCCGAGTGAATATATTATAAAAGAAGGTGACGTAGTTTCTATTGATACTGTGGTGGATAAGAATGGTTTTCATGGTGACCATGCCTATACTTTTATTATGGGTGAAGTAGCGCAAGAAGTGCTTGACTTGGTGAGAATTACCAAAGAATCACTGTATGTTGGGATAAAACAAGCAGTAGCGGGCAACCGTACTGGTGATATCGGTTATGCTATTGAGCAGTATACAAATGGAAAACATGGTTATGGCGTAGTACGCGAGATGGTAGGCCATGGGGTAGGCAGAGAAATGCATGAAGATCCTCAGGTGCCAAATTACGGCAGAAAAGGAAGCGGTAAAAAGCTAATTGAAAACATGGTATTGGCAATTGAGCCGATGATTACTATGGGAAGTCGTCAAATCTTTACAGAAGAGGACGGCTGGACGATTTCTACGGAGGATGGTTTACCAGCAGTTCATTTCGAACACAATGTGTGTGTGAAAAAGGGTACTCCAATTATCCTTTCCAACTATGCCCCAATTGAAGCTGCAGAAAAAGCAAATACAAATCTAAATAGCAGCTATTACAACTAGCGCTCATTTTTTATATACCTATTGAACACACAGGCTAATCCAATTACAGGGTTGGCCTGTGTTGTTTATAATGTGATTCGTGTTTTTAGCCATTTGTGATGATCAGTTAAACTCCATTTAAATATTTCACAAAGCCTTTGTTTGTAATTAATCTAAATAGTATATATTTGCGGCACAGTCTTTAGAACCAATTTTGGCAGAAACCACAAACATACACGCAACTGATACCCTTACGCGTATCAACCGACAAACTTTTGAAACTATATACAATATGTATTGGGACAAGGTTTACGCCGTATGTTACAATAACATCAGAGAGATTGAACCGGCAAAAGAAATGGTTCAGGATATATTTAAATCACTGTGGGAGAGAAGAGCGGAGCTCGAACTCGAAAATGTCAGCAATTATCTGATTCGCTCTGCAAAATTCAAAACCTTTGAATACATCCGAAACAAAGTGAGCCGTGAAAAGCACATCTGTATCAAATACCAGGATTGTACGCATTCCACGAATTGCACAGAAGAGCACATCAACTACAACAACCTTAAGGAAAGCGTCAATCTTCTCGTCGATACCCTCCCTTGTCAATGTAAAAAAGTATACCGGATGAGCAGGGAGCAAGGGATGAGTAACAAGGAAATTGCCATTGCCTTATTCATCAGCGAACGGGCTGTAGAATACCACATTACCAAAAGTTTGACTGTCCTCAGACAACGTCTTTCCAATTATTCTGAATAAAAATAGCTGGGGCATTACGGAAAACGAGTTATTATGCTACTTATATTTTATATAAGTTTGTATTCCGATAAAAGCAGGCTTTAACACGAAAATGAACATTAGCAAAGACCTCATAGAAAAATACCATCGCAATCAATG
It contains:
- a CDS encoding site-specific integrase gives rise to the protein MKSNQTLTILFWHRKSKKDANGLAPIICRISIDGMEEELSTGRKAHVDNWDNATKRVISGQHAKMTNSLINRMQVDLERYFTVLQSNFDVVSPLKLKNVYRNLPHDHRKGQTANTTKKKISLLELADLQIKEFSDLVKKKLRSSETLKQWKATKNKIAEFLLYQYKINDMELIDINYCFAQDFLTFLTVKRSPVLGEAAAIKQIKSTKQLLKLAETNGWISKNPIEKFRCGADEPEIRPLEISEVENIWHHKLTIERLDKVRDAFIFQCFTGFAYQDIYNLSPLHIVTVGTAHDKWLIKERGKTKVTEMVPILPIVEQIIKKYSTDPYCKINNRLIPVNSNYRYNCYLKELSDICGLSRELNSHLARHTFADIMLNILDFPLEDVSKMLGHKNVRTTQRYARVKKSRIAKKMHAAKEILFDSNGLLRGKMKVGSFIKI
- a CDS encoding sigma-70 family RNA polymerase sigma factor — its product is MYWDKVYAVCYNNIREIEPAKEMVQDIFKSLWERRAELELENVSNYLIRSAKFKTFEYIRNKVSREKHICIKYQDCTHSTNCTEEHINYNNLKESVNLLVDTLPCQCKKVYRMSREQGMSNKEIAIALFISERAVEYHITKSLTVLRQRLSNYSE
- the map gene encoding type I methionyl aminopeptidase; this translates as MSMYKTDEEVEIQRESCLLVSATITEVAKILKPGITTLSLDVMAEQFIRDNGGNPTCKGYHGFPYSLCISINEQVVHGFPSEYIIKEGDVVSIDTVVDKNGFHGDHAYTFIMGEVAQEVLDLVRITKESLYVGIKQAVAGNRTGDIGYAIEQYTNGKHGYGVVREMVGHGVGREMHEDPQVPNYGRKGSGKKLIENMVLAIEPMITMGSRQIFTEEDGWTISTEDGLPAVHFEHNVCVKKGTPIILSNYAPIEAAEKANTNLNSSYYN